The Pristiophorus japonicus isolate sPriJap1 chromosome 13, sPriJap1.hap1, whole genome shotgun sequence genome contains the following window.
tggctggggagggtgggtggctggggagggggggtgaggggcgggTGGCTGGGGAGGGTTGAGGGGTGGGTGGCTGGTGAGGGGTGGGTGGCTGGGGAGGGTTGAGGGGTGGGTGGCTggtgaggggtgggtgggtgggggtgaggggtgggtggggaggggagggggtgggtggctggtgaggggtgggggggtggtgaggagggggtgggtggggaggggtgggtggctggggagggggggggtggtgaggaggggggggtggtgaggggtggctggggagggggggtgtggtgaggggagggtgggtggctggggaggggggtggtgggtgggtggctggggggtgaggggtgggtggctGGTGAGGGGTGGCTgcgtggggagggggtgggtggctggtgaggggtggggaggggtgggtgggtggctggggggtggtgggtggttggggaagggtggggggtgaggggtgggtgggtggctggggagggtggggggtgaggggtgggtggctgggcgggtggggggctggggagggaggtggggtgtgggtggggggctgggggtgttgaggggtgggtgggattggtgaggGGTGGATGGCTGGGCGGGTGGGGggctggggagggaggtggggtgtgggtggggggctgGGGAGGGTGCGTGggtggctgggggggaggggggggtggctggggaggggggatggtgaggggttggtgggtggctggggaggaggaggaggaggaggaggagtgggtggggaggtggggggggtgaggggtgggtggctggggaggggaggggtgggtggctgtggaggtgggggggtgaggggtgggtggctgaggggtgaggggtgatgaggggtgggtggctggggagggggggtggtggctggggagggggggtggtgaggggtgggtggctggggagggggggctggtgaggggtgggtggctggggaggggggggtggtgaggggtgggtggctggggatgggggctggggagggggggctggtgaggggtgggtggctggggagggggggctggtgaggggtgggtggctggggggggggcggtggtgaggggtgagtggctggggaggggtgggtggctggggaggggtgggtggttgggggggggggggggtgttgtgggtggCCGGGGAGgattgtgggaggggtggggggggtggccggggaggggtggttggggaggcgggtggtggtgaggggaggggggggcggtggtgagtgaggggtggggggggggggcgagggttgtgggtgggtgtgtggccggggagggggtgggggttgtgggtggctggggaggggaggggtgggtggctggggaggtggggggggtgaggggtgggtggctggggagggggggtgatgagcggtgggtggctggggaggggggagtgatgaggggtgggtggctggggaggggggagtgatgaggggtgggtggctggggaggggggagtgatgaggggtgggtggctggggaggggggagtgatgaggggtgggtggctggggaggggggagtgatgaggggtgggtggctggggaggggaggggtgggtggctggggaggggaggggtgggtggctggggagggggggtggctggggaggggtgggtggccggggagggttgtggggggggggggggtgttgtgggtgggtgggtggccggggagggggtgggggttgtgggtggATGGCCCCCCGGGAGAGAAAGCCTATAGACACATAGCTAGGTAAGTTGAGGAGACAAATGTTCAGTTGCAAGAGGAGCCTTTTAACCAGCACTTGAGCTTGTTTTAAAAAGAACAGACTTCTTCAACttcaaaatgaattaaaattgATATATCTTAATTACCATCTCCATTATTTTCTGAAACTTATAATTTTGGGGCTTTTTTAAAGGcagacagtagtggggaaaattaacTATGATCAACTAAATAAATAACTGTGACACAACTTGCATTTTAAAACTTTTTCACActtttctctttctcttcccctccccttgaTGTCTTCATACACCAGATCTCTTGGGGAAGGTGGTATATCTGTGTTCAGGCTTCAGGCAGTGCCATTTCTGAGCTGGAGGCTATGCATGAGCCCTTACGGCTTTACTAAATTTTCATCCTTACTTGGGAAAGTACCCAATCTCCCCTCCCGCCTGTGGAGCAGCCATGTGGAAGAATTGTACAATGAAATACCCCttcacacttgacatacattgacgCACCAGCCTATTGTGCCACACATTTCCTGCTTATGGAGGTTTAATTTGTGATTGTATGAACCTTTATGATTGTTATCCGTGCTCAGTTTCTTTTGTGTTCCTTTCTTGCAGGTTAACATGTTGGATGTTTGTCATGCATCTCCCAGACTGCTGACACCTGAAATCAATGGATAAATGTAAGCATGTAGGGCGGCTTCGGCTTGCCCAGGATCATTCAATCTTAAACCCTCAAAAATGGCATTGTGTGGACTGCAATACTACAGAGTCAATGTGGGCATGTCTCAGCTGTTCACACGTTGCTTGTGGACGATACAATGAAGAACATGCCCTCAAACATTTTCAGGAAAGTAAGCACCCTGTGGCCTTGGAATTAAATGAGTTGTATGTATTTTGTTACATTTGTGATGACTATGTGCTGAATGACAATGCGACAGGTGATCTAAAATTGTTGCGGAGCACGTTAAGTGCAATCAAGAGCCAGAACTATGACTGTACAACTCGAAGTGGTAGGACTTTACGGTCGATGGCAGGACGTGATGACTCTTATCTTTCTCGAGGATGTGCACAAGCGCAGCTGCGGAATGAAGATAGAATGTTCACAGCACTCTGGCACCGGCGTAAGTCGCTCATGTCTAAAGTGTTCCAGTCTTGGTTTGCACTGACATGCAGTGGAAAACTGAGACTTGAAGAACAattaaaggaagaggctgaaaTAAAAAGGGAAGAAACCAGAAAAAGGCGACAAGCGCTAAAACGGCGGCTGCATGATGAGTTACTCAGCACAGCACCACGAAAGAGTTTACGTATAAAAGAGCCCTCTCAAATTTATGACACATCAGCTCAACAGACACCAGCAAAATATCCAGCAGTAACAACTGGCCTTACCTCAAGCACAGTTAGATTGAAAAAAATTGGTGATTCTCCAATTAAACGTAGACCAACCGTAACGCCTGGCGTGACGGGACTAAGAAACCTGGGTAATACCTGCTATATGAACTCCATTCTACAAGTGCTAAGTCACTTGCAAATATTTTGTGAGTGTTTCTTGCACCTTGATTTAAGTCAAACCCAAGAACTGCTGGCCAGTACAGCAAATGGGAAAACCAGGTCCTCCAGCCAGCGATATTTGGTTAGTGACATTCATTCAAGTACATCTTTGATAGATGAGGAAAAGGGGTCAAGGCGACCCAGTCTTTCTGAAGGATTAAGTGGAGGAGCATCTAGGAGCAGAAATATGGAACTAATTCAACTAAAGGAGCCAAGCTCAAAACATATATCTCTGTGTCATGAACTCCATACCCTTTTTCTGGTCATGTGGTCTGGCAAGTGGGCATTGGTATCTCCCTTTGCTATGCTGCACTGTGTATGGCGATTGATCCCTACATTCCATGGATATGCCCAGCAGGACGCTCAGGAGTTCCTCTGTGAGCTATTGGATAAAGTACAGCAGGAGCTGGAAGCTACAAGTACAATGTATACAGCCCCTATTCCCAAATCACAGCGAAAGCTAATCAAAAGAGTTCTGAATGTGATTAACACCATTTTTCACGGACAGCTACTCAGTCAGGTACTGGTCATCATACTTCTCAAACCTTTACTGTGGTAATTTCTGAATATTTCATTGTCAAATAGGGGTGCATTACCAGATTTATTCAAAAGCTCAgccaatcagggatgcgcaagaggccagaattagaggagcgcaaagatctcggagggttgtacgcaatgtttcctctaattttGTTTGTCGCCACAGGCCATTCAACATACCGCGTATGCGCGGTTCTTTTATTGAAAAACCGGCTGTGTGGGATCTCTGAAACGCTGTGCAGCGCGCAGCTTACAAGGaacattggttgtagggctggaggaggttacagagatggggaagggcgaGGCCGTGAAGGAATGTGAAAATGAGGATgaccattttaaaatcgaggcattgaccaGGTGCCAGTGTAGGTCAGAGAGCATGGTGAGGGGTGAACAGGTGATGGGACGAGTTAGAATACAAGTAGCagtattttggatgagctcaagtttacgatgGGTGCAAGGAGGGCGGTCAGCCAGAAGATCATTGGAATAGTTGaggctagaggtaacaagggcatggatgagggtttccacaGCCAATTAGCTGATTTAGGAGCAGAGACGGccgatgttagggaggtggaagtatgcagtcttagtgatggagaggGTATGGGATGGGAAGCTCTATTCAGGCttaaataggatgctgaggttgcaaacagtctggttcagccttgcagtggtcagggagagggatggaatcggtggccagtgaacagagtttgtgatggtgattgtgatggctttggttttcctaatatttaattggaggaaatttctgctcatccaatactggatgtcggacaagcagcgtgacaaatcggaggcagtggagaggttgtgagagaggtagtggtgaggtagagctgggtgtcgtcagcgtatatgtgCAACTtgacgtgtttttggatgatgtcatgaGGGGTAAATGAGgattaggagggggccaaggatgtaTCCTTTGGGAAGAGATGCCATTACAGgaaattctctggctatgactggataaatAGGCATGGACCCAGACGAGGGCAATCCCATCCCACTGGAAAACGGAGGTGAGGCGTTGAAGGAAGAtgatgtggtcaactgtgtcaaaggcttcaGACAGGTTGGGAAGGATGAGGAAGAATAATTTACTGTGGTCACAGTAACATACagtataatttgtgactttgatgtgaaCTGTTTCAGTgctatggcaggggtggaaacctgattggatagGTTCAAACACAGAGTTGTGGGAAGGATGTTCATGCAGAATCCTATTGTGCTGTGTAATCATGGCAATGAAGCTTAAGCTGCTTTAACATGAAAGCCGATTCTGGGAAACTTCCTGGGATGGTTATTATATTATTGTAATTAATCCTAAAATGCTAGCTTGGATAGCTTTATTAGTGCAATACTAATCCCAAACAACTAAAGCGGTAACAATAATACTCGAGTAAAATGATGCACTTTATCTCTGATTCCCCTGTTGCTGTTCTTTTTGTTTTTATTCTCAATTTAATGTTAACGTTCTCCACCTCTTCTGCCCCTACTGCTTTGGGCTTAAAACAATTAACTTCTGCCTTTGTACTCTCTCTTGCTGTTTTATCTACATAACCTTTTCAAACTCTGATTCCTGTACACGAGGGAGTCGACAAAGGTCCCAGGGATCAAGCTTATCTCAGTACTGTGCTTTTCTGTATCCGTTGACACATTTCTGCTAGTCTACTAATGTTTTCTGAAATGATAGCACTGGTTTCTTTTTGATTAGCTGACATTGTCTTTGGGCAGGGGTTTCTTGGAGTGTCCATATTTGCAGGGAATCCTTGTAGGGAAACCATGGGCCTGTATAAGTTGGTATCATTCCATACGCCATTGTCTAAAGCACGTAAGAGGGCTTTTAAAGTGGCAAGTTTCAAACTGATAAGGTGCCTTCAAATGCAAGTGTAAAGGTCACCTTTCCAGCAAATCAGAAACCAGTGTAGCATGAGAAACTTGTCAGAAGCTGCCGTCAGGGAAGCCTGTGCATACAGCCAAGGCTGATATTAATAGGAAGCCTTTCTGAAGTGTCTGTCTCACCAGTTCCAACAGCAAATTCGAGTGCTTGAAGCTATGTTGGGCCACCGAATGTCAGTTGCATTATGCCTATTCTAGACTGCTTTAAGGGGAATTTTAAATGTTCAAAGTACCTTTAGCACTGTCCGGATTGCACAGCATTTAGATCTGGATGCGGTTCAAGCCAAAAACTTGTAAAATGGAGAGTAAGCAGAAGAGAAGAATGGTAATCCTAAAATGTGTTTTTGTGTAATGAACTCTAGCTCCAATTTTTAAACCGTTTTGCTGTTGTAGAATGGGAGGGGTGATGATGCATGTCATATCAGCTACCTCAGTTTTAGATTTCTAAATGTGGTTGAAAATTTTTTAACCTAAGAATCTAGTAAGATCCCAGTGAACCCAGATGGGTAGTACAGTCATTTTTAAAGAAAAATTGATTGCATCAAGCATTGTAATTAGTAATTGTTTCCCTTTGGTATGCTTTCAGGGCCTGTTTGAACATGCCTCCCCAATCCCTCCTTCGTTGTAGCCCTGGACTTtcatctctctcctttctctctcctctcattGGTTAGACTCAACCGCTGTTCGTTCGACCCCATTCCCTAAACTCCTGGCCACTCGGTTTCCCTTCCTGCTATCTGTGCTAGCTgctattgtaaatggttccctctcctccacCACTGTCCCCGTTCCTTTCAAACCcacagtcgtcatcatcatcataggcagtccctcggagtcgaggaaggcttgctttcactcttagcatgagttcttaggtggctgaacagtccaatacgagaaccacagtccctgtcacaggtgggaaagacagtcattgagggaaggggtgggtgggactggtttgccgtacactctttccgctgcctgtgcttgatttctgcatgctctcggcgatgagactcgaggtgctcaacgccctcccggatgcatttcctccacttagggtggtctttggccagggactcccaggtgtcggtggggatgttgcactttatcagggaggctttgagagtgtccttgtaacgtttcctctgcccacctttggctcatttgccgtaatCACACCCTCCATGAATAAAccccctctacctctctcctcaCTAATTGTTACCCCATCTCCAAATCATTGATTCTCAGATCTGTGCCCATCTCTCATGCAACTcttttgtttgaatccctccaatcctatCCGCTTTCTGCTCTTCCCACAGTAGCAAAAGGATCCAAACCAAAGTCATGAATGGCTTCATCTGCGACTGCATCTTTTCTCCTCAACTTTACTGCACCCTTCAATagtcaaccacaccatcctcctccattgTCCAGAACCACGGGACTACCCTCATTTGGTTCCACTTGTGTCTATCCGATCATAGAGCAATCACTTCTCTTCCCAGCCCCGCACTGTCTCCCCCGACTTCCCGGAACGATCCATGCTTAGTTCTCGCCTCCTGCTCATCAACATGCTGCCCCTTAGTGGCAACATCCACAGACatagggtcagcttccacatatatACTCAGCTCTGCCTCTCCAACCCATCCTCCAGCACCAATGTCTATGCTGTCAGAATACTGGTGACACAACTGAGGTTATAGCATGGAGAGTTATAGATAAGAATGTGCACCCCAGCATCCTGTGGTAACATGTTGGTGTTCCTGAGTGATGTGATACAGCACATATGATCTTATTTACTAGCTCTTTAGAGTGATGCATGAGATGAAAGATCCCAGTTTGCAGCTTGGGGTTCCTGAAGAAATCGTCAATGAAGGCAGTGATATTTCAGCATGTGACACATGAATACAGCGGAAGCCGCATTTATATACTGTACTCTGCTAGTTTGCACTGTTCTGCATTTGAAGtaataaatttgtggaatttgagTGAGTCAGATTCACCAGCTTACTACCTGAGCTATATGTTCTTGCTCAAGATCTACGCAAGTTTGTACTTGTCAGTATAAACAGCGAATCACTGTCCTGTCACTCGGGAGTTCCAGTTTCACAGATCTTTGCAGCTCATTTTTTACATATGAGCAGAGACAGCAGGTCTATTGTGGGCTAGCGATCAGTAGCAGGGCCCTGCAATTTCTATTCTCTCTTCCCGTTCCCCACCAAAATAAAGACTGACAATACTGCGCCGAATATTGCCCTAAAGCTGCCCTAACTGAGATCAAGTAACTTGGCACAGCTAAGGGAATATACCTGGGACCATTTAAAGGGCCATTTTA
Protein-coding sequences here:
- the usp44 gene encoding ubiquitin carboxyl-terminal hydrolase 44, translated to MDKCKHVGRLRLAQDHSILNPQKWHCVDCNTTESMWACLSCSHVACGRYNEEHALKHFQESKHPVALELNELYVFCYICDDYVLNDNATGDLKLLRSTLSAIKSQNYDCTTRSGRTLRSMAGRDDSYLSRGCAQAQLRNEDRMFTALWHRRKSLMSKVFQSWFALTCSGKLRLEEQLKEEAEIKREETRKRRQALKRRLHDELLSTAPRKSLRIKEPSQIYDTSAQQTPAKYPAVTTGLTSSTVRLKKIGDSPIKRRPTVTPGVTGLRNLGNTCYMNSILQVLSHLQIFCECFLHLDLSQTQELLASTANGKTRSSSQRYLVSDIHSSTSLIDEEKGSRRPSLSEGLSGGASRSRNMELIQLKEPSSKHISLCHELHTLFLVMWSGKWALVSPFAMLHCVWRLIPTFHGYAQQDAQEFLCELLDKVQQELEATSTMYTAPIPKSQRKLIKRVLNVINTIFHGQLLSQVTCLACDNKSNTIESFWDLSLEFPERYHCNGKAAASQHPCLLTEMLAKFTETEALEGKIYACGQCNRKRRKSSSKPLILTEAQKQLMVHKLPHVLRLHLKRFRWSGRNHREKIGVHVSFDQVLNMEPYCCRETTGGLGPNSYIYDLAAVVMHHGKGFGSGHYTAYCYSTDGGLWVHCNDSTVTICTVDEVCKAQAYILFYTRRLPHNMRVPSPSTTPAAQ